The Pygocentrus nattereri isolate fPygNat1 chromosome 12, fPygNat1.pri, whole genome shotgun sequence genome includes the window GGCAAAATCTTTTTACAGCATGCTTTAAAAAGGAGCCTTTTACAGTAGTGCAGTTGTAGTCCACTGAACTGTGTACAGGCATGACataacaaaaaaactgaaatgcaaTCAATAATGATAACTGATTGTATAACATCTGTCTTAACAACAATTTAAGCACACAAATGTAGTGGGTAATTAATAACACTCATAATTTAAATGCATTCAAGCCTATACAGACTTAATTGAGTGTGTGATTTGTTCTGGTCTGGATGCATGTCCTCTGAAATGATTGTTGGTCCTTTTAGGGGGAGAGGGCTTTCCTGTTTGGCTCGGAACAACCTCAAACAAGGGAAGACTGTCCCATTTAAACCATGTCTGACTGTCGATAGTGTGTGTTATCTGGCCCGGGCTCAGAATCTTAGCCTTGTCTCCTATTTTCCAACCCTTTAGCTGTGAGACAGGCTTCAAAAACGGAGACCTCTTCATGTCCTTCAAGAGCATGTTCCAGGACGTACGAGACGCCGTTGACTGGGTCCACTTTAAGGTAGCGGAGCGGAATGTTAAAATGATAATGTACAAGAGCTGGTACAGAATGACAAAATGGTCATGTGCAATAGATGTTAAAGCCAAGACTTGCCTCAGAACTATCACTGCATTCGAACCCCACCCACACTTTTATGGATATTTTGGAAcgtattttcttttatttccttctGTTTTCTGTGACTGACTAAAAGAAATTTGAATACCTCCTgctaaaattacattttttaagtgaaaataaataaacacatcctctacagggaagaGACATTTTCTGTGAACAATtccttttattttgttgtttgatATAGAGGAACTAACAGTAAAGAACACAAAATaacctctgaaaataacaattTTTCTTACAATTTTAGTTCACTGTTTccattcatttacatatttaatttaacctgtctaacatattgaaaaaacataaaatgtgccataacttttgcactaTGTTACAGGGGTAGGTGAACGTACTGTTAGGAGTGTTGCCCAGTGACGCTTATTGGTTTAGTATACTGTGCTTGCCCAGCATCAGCATGAGTTTACTCAGTGCAGTTTTACTCAGTGCAGTTTTACTCTATTCCGTGTTATtcaatctgccatagctgaggaCCGGATAGTTTCAGTAATACACATTTGATTACATGTTTAGCTAATTTAGCTTTAGTATGTCATTACAATGTCAGTCCGTGCGAGAATTCCTCTTATTGtgtcactgtttttgttttaaatatttgtagACATAGCCTGTTGTTGTTTAAGCAACATGCCGTCACATGCCCTCACCACAAGATCGTTCTTGGTATTTCTTGCAATAAACATGCTTCTTCATTCTTTTTATGCTGTTTGTCAACCTGTTTTATGGCATGTTATTGGCTCCTGGGATGTAATGCTTGCAaggttttttacttttttttgtattcttgTGTGGATggagaattttttaaaatgctgcttGTTTGggcaaatttatttttttaatgtagagAGAAAAATGTGCTTTCATAAATATCTGGACACATGTGAACAAGCTCTCAGTAATGTCATTGGCTTCCAGCAATAATGATGGGACACATGAAGCTGCGTTAGCTAGAGCCTGACTGATATATTAATTGTTTGCTAATACTGCCTGATGTTAAGGTGCTGCAAATCTCATCTGCAAATATCATCAATTATCATGTGAATTATTAGATTACACATTGAAATCCATGTTGCTCTCATTTTCATATCACTCGAGCCCTACTGCGTAATGTAATCTTGAACTCTTCTCCACAGGGAACtctgaaggaaaaaacagtAGAAAACCTAGAGAAGTATGTGGTGAAAGATGTAAGTTTGCTTGATCTTTTAAAATTTTTCTTTTGTATTAATACAACGAAAGCAGTAGACCTGAATGTGTTGTGCGTTCTCTTTTCCAAAGCCTAAGCTGCCGCTGCTGCTGAGCCGCATGAATGAAGTTACCAAAGTGTTTCTGGCCACCAACAGTGACTACAAATATACAGATGTGAGTTTACAAATATCACGCAGCTGTTTCAACACACATGATTACATACAAATCTAAATGCATACATAAACTTTTATATAATTTTCCCAGAATAATGATCCTCACACTCTTTTGtgtttaattgcagaaaatcatGACCTACTTGTTCGATTTCCCTTTTGGGCCTAGGGTAAGTCTTTTATTTGACTAGTTTATGTGAATTTTGTGAGTAGTTACACTGGTCTGCAGTTAGCACTGATTCAAAACCCAGTATTCATATCaggctgatatcagcagaaaatgctggcaCTCATATAGGAAATTAAAGATAACATAAGAACAATGAGTAGCTAACTTTGTATTACAGTACAATTACGTCATCTTAGCGATGCAAAAATGTAGGAATTCTGGTTAGACATTCAGTATTTTTTAACATATGTGTCGAAAATGATGCTGATATACAGaactgtgtgaaaattttaggcatctaagcaaattattaaacaatttacctcagcagtgagtttatcacaatatacattataataaagtcatattcataattcaaataaacataaaattaaaaaaaagaagaatttcttgggtccatatttttctttgacaccttcacagccaccacagagctgctttttaactacatataatactgggcttccttgaggagaggcttgaaaagggttaaacaaacacagtaacatccataaaatgaccattgagatatatgtatatatataaaatgtgtgtgtgtgtgtgtgtgtgtgtgtgtgtgtgtgtgtgtgtgtgtgtgtgtgtgtgtgtgaaaattcattatgaattaatattcaattaatattctataagttttgtttattcaaatattaacacttttctcagcaaataaacatatagtacacaaataaatagatttacaaaatgtgtcttgggtgcctaagacttttgcacagtactgtacaagtATTTAGTATGTAAAAACTGGGACTAGATCCTCCTAGAGTTACAAATTCAGCAAAGTTTATTTGCACTGTAATATACATTTCTTGTGTGCGAAAGGGTTCATTCAAAAAATCATAATGCtatgtttttgtattgttgGCTATGTATGTCTTTATGTAAAGTGGTAGAGTATTTGAGCAGTTTTGGCATGCCATTTTTACATGGCCATCTTCATTACATGTAgtgattcattttaaaaacactgaattgcTGTATTAGTTGACACTAAAGCTAGATTCGCAGATGTCCTGGAAAACCTTGAAAACCTTGCGAGTTTTAGTCTAGATTTCCAGTTATGAAAACACTTGCACAATCAGAAAATTGATAAATTGTCCTGCAAATATTAGTGAATTCCTGGAAAAGTGTAAAGTTGATCCATTAAGCCATCCAAGAGTGCAAATTTTTAGCCACTAATCCCTAGTTTGAGTGTGCATTCATTGTAGTTTGGAATGGTACAGTCTTACATCTGGTAACATGAGGCTACAATAACCCACACTAGCTTGTTGTAGTTCCCGTCTAATATTTTATTGGAACTTTTGATCAAGTGATTGGTTGAGGAACGTTTTGTTTTAGTATGTTTCAGCATAGCATTCGGTTAGATAAGAGTCATTGAGGATTagttatttacttaatttttaaaatatctgcaATTGTGTGTTATTGTAAAATGACCTTTTGTGAGCAGTAGTGTATATTTGTCCTTGAAAAGTCATGGAAAATGATTTCCTAAAAAGGGTGAAAACTAGTGGTGTAATGATACAAAAATACAAGATTCAATGTTTTCGATACAGAATAAGAAAATATctttcacatttatttgtttgtttgtttatttatttttttgttaattcttctgtttctttctttttttgtctgttattACCATGTGTATTCGTAACACCCATACTGGGAAACCTGTTAAAGTTTCTGTATTGGCATTGTATCAGAAAGGATAAAGTGGCATTGTGCCATCACTTTTTGCAGTAATGTGGTTTCACTCTAGAAAATTCACTGTGTATATTCTATAGCATGGCTCTCCTCATCGCCCATGGCAGTCTTACTTCGATCTGATCTTGGTGGATGCACGAAAACCGTTGTTCTTCGGAGAGGGAACTGTGCTGAGGCAGGTTGATACGGTGAGTTCTACGCATTCTCACACAGTCAGCAGCTTCACTACTCCACCATCTGTAACATTCTAGTCTGCTGCACAGCATGCCTCCTCAGTGACTACCTATTGGCTTGTCAGCACATCACAGTATTGAGTGTTGCTGAGGACATAAAGTGGAGAGTTCATAGAAAAAACCTCCAGTCCGAGTACAGAACTCATAGAGAGTTCTCCTCCTGCTGGCTCAGATCAGTTTGCAAGTCTGAGAGCAAAGATATGTTTGAACTGAACAATGTATGgttgttattttattgaattttacTAACTAGGATTTTGTTATTATGGGCATATAATGTACTTAATAAATTGCTGCTTAACAACACCTTGAAACAGAAGCAAAAACTTTCTCAACTTAAATGTAAGTTAATCTAATTAGTAGGGCTGGTCCAGACTTCATATATGCGTTGGTATATCCAATTTTAATCCCAAAAACAGTATTTATGTTCACAGTCAACAttattttaagtgtgtttgttatattgtgatatttacaaATAAGCTGAAATGGGCCAAGACGGAAGGCACGTAGCCTTGCCTACTGAGCAGTACTTGGATAAGACTCACAATTACATATTTGAGAGGATTCATCAAACTTGTTATACCTCCCTGTTATAACACCCTAAATAATTTAAAGTGCTCCCACATGTGATTTCTTCAGCATTTTTGCTCTATTGGTTTCGGTGGCCACATGGAAAGACATGCAGTTTGTTGGACTTTGTTGGACAGCTAAGTGATGTGGATGTTGGGCATTAATTCACAATGCATAGCTAAACCAGCCGTTTAAACCACCTcggtttatttttaatattttccagATATTAACAGTAAACTTTCTATCTAAAGGCTTTTGCTGATGAAGTTTGTTGTAGTCTAGGCTTTAAATtttgggattaaaaaagtgATGAGTCTGAATACTAAATACAACAGCAACATTATGAATTAATATTCAGTTATCCAACTTATTTGATAAATATGAAATAGAATGAGAACAGTGACTAACaacagtaaacaataaaatatattcctAGTCATCACAATAAACAATTCGTCTACAATGCAGTGTAGTTTAATTGTAACGGTGGGGAGTGATGATGTGGCGGACGCATATGGTGAGATGAGCgagatttattcagggcaaatctagggtcatggtcataacagtccaggttcagggagCCAACCCGGAAATAAGGAGGGCcagacataacaaaaatgaatacaagagggctaacgagggttcacaagacacaagtggaaaacaggtgggaacaatcaaaagaggagacaagaaacaagggggtagAACCTGCAGGAAACCAACCAAAGAAGCACACggacatgtaaacagaagcacatggaggagtgggaggggccaatcgggACATTAATGTAGTTCAGTTTATGATATGGTTACTAAGCAACATTACAGtcaaggattattttatattaagtaATAGCACAATGGTTTTTGATAACTTTGCatattaatacagaattcaggaCATGTCTGTGTTGTATACGTGGAGTATTACACAGTGACTTCAGATGTGGCTTTGCCAGTCACTGTTTAGATTTTGGATTATCCGTTTTGTAAACCAGGACTGTGCTTTGCAAAGTACTGGGACATtgtcatttgtgtttttgcatTTATATATCTCTGCCTAAATGCTGAACACTATATTCTCTGTTGTAGACTACCGGACGACTGAAGATTGGAACATACACTGGACCTCTGCAACACGGCATAGTCTACTCTGGAGGTGACCCACACATGCCATACGTAGCTTATGTGGCCATATGCCTCACACCCAATAAATACTTAtccacactctgaacactctTTAATACTCTGCACATTCCCTCAACACACTTCACACACCCCCTCATACATCAGAAAGTCACATGAATCCTTATAAATTACATGCTAAAGATGACACCAGTTTTATTTTCcacttgtttacatctcattgtgctcttttcagtttttcattgtCACAGTGTTGTTGTTGCTGAAAACCTCTTTTTGTCCTCATTGTTCAGGATCCTCAGACATTGTGTGTGATCTGCTGGGTGCTAAAGGGAAGGATATCATCTACATCGGGGACCATATTTTTGGAGACATTTTGAAATCCAAAAAACGCCAAGGCTGGAGGACCTTCCTAGTGATTCCTGAGTTGGCTCAGGAGCTGCACGTCTGGACAGACAAAAGCTGTGAGTCCTTGCAAAATAGAGATAGTTCTACCTAAAGGATGCTTATTCCAAAATGGATGCCTAAATGAGATAGTGAGCACTGGGTgtcaacattaaatatgtttttggtACCGACCAAATCTCTGCATTGACTACTATAAGTAGAGTAGTCAGTCTGCATCACTGAGGTAAACAAACGTGGTTGGTGTAAAATCTAAACGGGTGTTAAATTACTTTCTGTAAGCAAGTTTCTGATGTAAACTCTATTTTGCATGTCTTTGTGGTTCATAAATATACCTCACAATCATTTCTGGTTTAAGCTGCACCCATGTTTGATATGTAATTTAAAAGTATCAAAAAGTATCAGAatcaaaacatcttaaatgatTCCCAGCCCAGGGGTAGTTTGCCTAAACCTGTTGCATTGACAGATTGTCAGCTTGGGGTGTTTGAGTGCCTTGCCTCTATGATATGCAATACCATTGACAGAAGGAGGGGTGGGGTTAAACTAGAATACAgtggagaaaataaatatttgatacACTGCCGATTTTGCAGGTTTTCCCACCTACAAAGAAtggagaggtctgtaattttttatctaggtacacttcaactgtgagagacataatataaaaaaaatccaggaaatcatattgtatgatttttacatcattaatttgcattttattgcataaaataagtatttgatcaccTACCAACCAGCAAGaattctggctctcacagacctgttagATTTTCTTCAAGATGCCCTCCTGCTCTGCaatcattacctgtattaattgCACCTGTTTGAACCTgttacctgtataaaagacacctgtccacaaaCTCAATCAATCACACTCCAACCTCTctaccatggccaagaccaaagagctgtctaaGGACACCAGGgacaaaattgtagacctgcacaaggctggGATGGGCTACAGGACAATAGGCATACAGCTTGGTGAAAAGGCAACAACTGTTGGCACAATTATTAGAAATTGGAAGAAACACAATATGACTGTCAATCTTCCTCGGTCTGGGCCTCCATGCAAGATCTCGCCTCGTGGGGTAAGCATGATTCTGAGAGGCcaggaatcagcccagaactacacgggaggacctggtcaatgacctgaagagagctgggaccacagtctcaAAGATTACCGTTAGTAACACACTGCGCCGTCATTGATTAAAATCCTGAAGGGCACGTGAGGTCCCCCTGCTCACACCAGCACATGTTCAGGCCCGTTTGAAGTTCGCCaatggatgatccagaggaggcttgggagaaggtcatgtggtcagatgagaccaaaatagaactttttagTATCAACTTCACTCaccgtgtttggaggaagaagaaggaggagtacaaccccaagaacaccatcccaaccgtgaagcatgggggtggaaaaaTCATACTTTGGGGGAGCTTTTCTGCAAAGGAgacaggacgactgcaccgTATTGAAGGGAGGGtggatggggccatgtatcgcGAGATTTTGGCCtacaacctccttccctcagtgaGAGCATGgaagatgggtcgtggctgggtcttccagcatgacaatgacccaaaacacagcCAGGACAactaaggagtggctccgtaagaggcatttcaaggtcctggagtgacctagccagtctccagacctgaacccatccatccatccattttctaagccgcttctccgtcagggtcacgggggggtgctggagcctatcccagcagtcttcgggcagaaggcagattacaccctggacaggtcgccagtccattgcagggcgaCCTGAACCCAATAGAAAATCTTTTGAGGGAGTGGAAACTCAATGTTCAGCCCGAAAGCTGAAAGAACTGGAGCtctgtatggaggagtgggccaaaatccctgctgcagtgtgtgcaaacttggtcaagaactacaggaaacgtctgacctctgtaattgcaaaggtttctgtaccaaatattaagttctgtttttctattgtatcaaatacttatttcatgcaatatgatgcaaattaattatttaaaaatcatacaatgtgattttctggatttttttttttttttagatctctCACAGTAGAATGTACCTACGATAAAATTACAGACACGTCCATTCTTTGTAGGTGGGAAAACTTGCAAATCGGCAGTgtatcaaatatttattttccccactgtatgtgGACTTCAGTACTTGTTTAATGCTGTGTTTAAATTGGGTTGGGAACCTGCTGTTTAATCACTGTTAAAGTcatatttataaatgttgattCCAGTATAAGTATTCTCCAGACCTCCATGCTTTCTTTTCAGCGTTGTGGGTGTCTTTCAGCACTCACCTAAGCGGATAACAATTTAAAATAGGCTGACAAGTTTGTTTTATACCACAGAGCAACAGTGACAAAGGAACATTATTACAGTACTTTTGTTCTTTTACACCAGTCACAAGGGAAAACACTTTGGGAGTGCCTTAAAAGCTTACTGTATGAGTGACCGCTCTAGCAGTACATGCTGCAAGTGGCTGATTGACATAGCGTATGGCGTCGATCAGTGACATAGTTACCGCTCTTGGTCTAAAACAGCCTTCACTTTACACAGCTGTGCTCTCATGCAAAAATTAAAAGCAAATGCTCAGTTGTGTCGTTGCCTTGTACAACATGCTTTTATTGCAGTGTTGTGGTGTTTGATACAGCCCTAGTTGTCAGATATTACTATGGCAGCTGGCCGTTATACTAGTTTTCCATGCTGTTAACCCCATTTACTTTGGTTGAAATATCCTTTCAAACTGTGTCCACACTGTGTTGCATCTAAAGTTATCAAATGAGAACAATAAAGCAAAATTCAGCTGCTTTTTTTACAGAATAGATGTGTCATGGCCTGTGAGTGTGCATAAACCTCCAGGCTACTGTAGTCCCAAGTCCAAATGACAAATGGATGATGTACAGTTCTAAGAAAACCAttagttacattacattacattaacgtTACGTTATGTAGAGTTTGTTTAACCTTTCAAAAGGATCTTCACACTCGTATCTCATTTATAAAAGCGGTTCTTTTATGGTGTcactgcaaagaaccctttttgacacctttatttttaagagtgtgctcATGATTGGAATGGATAGAGAAATTTGGAATGCTTTTGGAGtatgtgagaaaaagagagagaatgatagagagaatgagagagagacaggggtaTGTGGCAGGGTTTCATGactatctctctgtttgtctttcaCAGCACTATTTGAAGAACTCCAGGGCTTGGACATTTTCTTGGCAGAGCTGTACAAGTGAGCAAAGCCTTTCTTTGTAGTGCCTGAGCACCTGAATGtcctatgtgtgtgtggtggagagtgTCTTTGTATATTTTTAGGACAAAAAATGTCTTGATTTTGTGGGAAAAACTGAGATAAATAGTGCTAACCTACAGTATTGCATACAGCACAGTGGTCTTGGCTTTACATGTTGCTTTATACAGAACATATGCTCCATGTCTTATTTGTTtagaaataaaaagcaaaacctTTTCTTTTTGGTTATTGAGGAAAAGattaaagtttaaagttagATAAAGATTTGATGCATACCTCATACATACTACGTACATGTACAGTTCTGTGCAGTCTTCTGAGAAAGGGATATGTAAAGttatttagcatttatttgttcaaaaaACACTAACAGGAGAAGTACAAATAAGCAAGTTGTgatttagtgtgtgtgagtgtgctaGCTTAACCATTTTCAACTCTCTGCTCTAGGAtgtccagtatttacagttacaatCCTGTATCTAGTTTATctaatcaagccttcattaaattaaattaagtgcTGCTAAaggaatttaacaaatcaaaGTACTGTACATAACAAATATTGGACACATTATTTAATGCATTTGACACATTTTCAATTACTTTAAGGTACttacaaatcaaatcacatttattgtctcatcacatttacacaggtggaaagtgagtgaaaatcttatgcgtagcccccttatagaatttaaataccaaaaattgtataaatatctaagaagaatatatatatatatatatatatatatatatatatatatatatatatatatatatatatatatatatacacacacacacgcgcacacactctgaatacacacacacacactctgaatatacacacacacacacacacacacacacacacactctgaatatacacatatacacaatatacactagtattgcactattccaatgtacagttatacagtaataagttatgaaataatgCTATGGAATGTGCTGTTGTACACATTCagtatgtg containing:
- the nt5c2b gene encoding cytosolic purine 5'-nucleotidase isoform X2 yields the protein MSFKSMFQDVRDAVDWVHFKGTLKEKTVENLEKYVVKDPKLPLLLSRMNEVTKVFLATNSDYKYTDKIMTYLFDFPFGPRHGSPHRPWQSYFDLILVDARKPLFFGEGTVLRQVDTTTGRLKIGTYTGPLQHGIVYSGGSSDIVCDLLGAKGKDIIYIGDHIFGDILKSKKRQGWRTFLVIPELAQELHVWTDKSSLFEELQGLDIFLAELYKHLDSSSNERPDISAIQRRVKKVTHDMDMCYGMMGSLFRSGSRQTLFASQVMRYADLYAASFINLLYYPFSYLFRAAHVLMPHESTVEHTHVDTDIESPLATRNRHCMDCKDVDCKRSQLTRSLSEMKPPHLFPQTPQEITHCHDEDDDEEEEEEEEEEEEE